In Terriglobales bacterium, a genomic segment contains:
- a CDS encoding amino acid permease, producing MSRERPGTPPSEASETGLKKQLSAGQMAMLGVGGSIGTGLLMGSGAAIPIAGPAVIVSFLLAAAITWTVTMALGEMASVHPAAGSFGLYAEIYLHPWAGFISRYGYWLAIAIAIGGEMVAAALCMRVWLPQVPALAWVALFSLLLIGVNLRPVGDLGRFEYWFAMFKLVTILAFVVLGAGLLGSGQVAPQYTAQGGFFPRGRLAPLLAMSFSLFTFAGIEMVAISSGEARGVREIARAVRLTFGLLAVVYLGAIAVLVGVMPWNAVAREVSESPFVTVFQHVGLPAASHVMNFVVLSAALSGANASLYVDSRMLFSLARGGYAPAVFGRLNPAGSPLAALLASSFGVVLALGMEKWAPQSAFVYLLGAALFGAMLAWLVALAAHLVFRRRLTAEQVAALPLRSRGGAWLSAAGFAAIVVSLVATWWYSRVTVVSGVLYLGILSAAYLAARPKRLGN from the coding sequence ATGTCACGGGAACGACCAGGCACACCGCCCTCGGAAGCCTCCGAGACCGGGCTGAAGAAGCAGCTCAGCGCCGGACAGATGGCGATGCTGGGTGTGGGCGGCTCCATCGGAACCGGGCTGCTGATGGGCTCGGGAGCGGCCATCCCCATCGCCGGGCCGGCGGTCATCGTGAGCTTCCTGCTGGCCGCGGCCATCACCTGGACGGTGACCATGGCGCTGGGCGAGATGGCCAGCGTACATCCCGCCGCCGGCTCCTTCGGGCTCTACGCCGAGATCTACCTCCATCCCTGGGCGGGATTCATCTCGCGCTACGGCTACTGGCTGGCCATCGCCATCGCCATCGGCGGGGAGATGGTGGCGGCGGCCCTGTGCATGCGAGTGTGGCTGCCGCAGGTGCCCGCCCTGGCCTGGGTGGCCCTGTTCTCCCTCCTGCTGATCGGCGTCAACCTGCGCCCGGTGGGAGACCTGGGCCGCTTCGAGTACTGGTTCGCCATGTTCAAGCTGGTCACCATCCTGGCTTTCGTAGTGCTGGGAGCGGGATTGCTGGGGAGCGGGCAGGTGGCCCCGCAGTACACGGCGCAGGGCGGCTTCTTCCCCCGCGGGCGGCTGGCGCCGCTGCTGGCCATGTCGTTCTCCCTGTTCACCTTCGCCGGCATCGAGATGGTGGCCATTTCTTCCGGCGAGGCGCGCGGGGTGCGCGAGATCGCGCGCGCGGTGCGGCTCACCTTCGGCCTGCTGGCGGTGGTCTACCTGGGAGCCATCGCGGTGCTGGTGGGGGTGATGCCATGGAACGCGGTGGCGCGGGAGGTGAGCGAGAGCCCCTTCGTCACCGTCTTCCAGCACGTGGGGCTGCCGGCAGCCTCCCACGTGATGAACTTCGTGGTGCTGAGCGCGGCGCTCTCCGGAGCCAACGCCAGCCTCTACGTGGACTCGCGCATGCTCTTCTCGCTGGCCCGCGGCGGCTACGCGCCGGCGGTCTTCGGGCGGCTCAACCCGGCGGGCTCGCCGCTGGCGGCGCTGCTGGCCTCCTCCTTCGGCGTGGTGCTGGCCCTGGGGATGGAGAAGTGGGCGCCGCAGTCGGCCTTCGTCTACCTGCTGGGAGCGGCCCTGTTCGGGGCCATGCTGGCGTGGCTGGTGGCCCTGGCCGCTCACCTCGTCTTCCGGCGGCGACTGACCGCGGAGCAGGTGGCGGCGCTGCCCCTGCGCTCGCGCGGCGGAGCCTGGCTCTCGGCCGCGGGCTTCGCCGCCATCGTCGTCTCCCTGGTCGCGACCTGGTGGTACTCGCGCGTGACCGTGGTCAGCGGCGTGCTCTACCTGGGGATTCTGAGCGCGGCGTACCTGGCCGCAAGGCCTAAGAGATTGGGGAATTGA
- a CDS encoding GAF domain-containing protein: protein MADISKRLEKAEKYLQKGKQADALEEYLGILEDDPNNDQVSQTAADLCLNLNRTQDAAMLLAEIFDRQAAIGDATKAAITYKKLARLQSPKVEQTVRFAQLTEKTRKEESLEAYHTAVRTLVSAGRKADAVGALRRMVVLEPKLENFRQLGELATQVGDNPAAAQAFFDAGQLEQKEGDGYAWYERAYSLDGSNRDVALAYGRGLLARGNAAKAITILEPIATPADSTPDYREAYARALVAAGRALEAEPYVWELFEHNPKQIDEVMAVIGGLIASDHQDKALELARRLEEHEHKAGRRREFVGLMKDVTDQRASGTEVLEYMVRLFDSANREHDYCNTLLKLFELYYAAGNFLKAGDCLDRAAEVDPYEGGHQKRLEMLRGKIDGNRFNAIAHRFGSVIQAGEEQSTTPGAEAEGETTVLEDLMLQAEIFIQYSMRSRAVERLQRIQKLFPREEERNEKLRTLYINAGMAPGAAPAPATPAPAATPAAPAAAAAKGAAPPPPSPPPPAPLPQAVANEQAVDNIAKVTEITRNIYRQGNVKGVLFAAVNDVGRHWGASRCVAGLCTPGKPPSAALEYCAPGIKQSDVMAIVKLIGVLQGLAVPNGLVTIANAPNAPELAPIKAVIATLGIQSVLAVPLVDGEEHVGVMILEQCTPGHQWRQTDVVVLKTIADQMVLAVNNARLRSLMKTLAVTDEKSGLLKRSSYLDVLLSDLRRAL from the coding sequence ATGGCTGACATCTCCAAGCGCTTGGAAAAAGCCGAGAAGTACCTGCAGAAGGGCAAGCAGGCCGACGCCCTGGAGGAGTACCTCGGCATCCTGGAGGACGATCCCAACAACGACCAGGTCAGCCAGACCGCCGCCGATCTCTGCCTCAACCTGAACCGCACCCAGGACGCCGCTATGCTGCTGGCGGAGATCTTCGACCGGCAGGCGGCCATCGGCGACGCCACCAAGGCCGCCATCACCTACAAGAAGCTGGCCCGTCTGCAGTCTCCCAAGGTGGAGCAGACAGTGCGCTTCGCCCAGCTCACCGAGAAGACCCGCAAGGAGGAGTCGCTGGAGGCCTACCACACGGCCGTGCGGACGCTGGTCTCCGCCGGCCGCAAGGCCGACGCCGTGGGCGCGCTGCGCCGCATGGTGGTGCTGGAGCCCAAGCTGGAGAACTTCCGCCAACTGGGCGAGTTGGCCACCCAGGTGGGCGACAACCCGGCCGCCGCCCAGGCCTTCTTCGATGCCGGGCAGTTGGAGCAGAAGGAGGGCGATGGCTACGCCTGGTACGAGCGCGCCTACTCGCTCGACGGCTCCAACCGCGACGTGGCGCTGGCCTACGGGCGCGGCTTGCTGGCCCGCGGCAACGCCGCCAAGGCCATCACCATCCTGGAGCCCATCGCCACCCCCGCCGACAGCACCCCTGACTACCGCGAGGCCTACGCCCGCGCCCTGGTCGCCGCCGGCCGCGCCCTGGAGGCCGAGCCCTACGTCTGGGAGCTGTTCGAGCACAATCCCAAGCAGATCGACGAGGTCATGGCCGTGATCGGGGGGCTGATCGCCAGCGATCACCAGGACAAGGCCCTGGAACTGGCCCGGCGGCTGGAGGAGCACGAGCACAAGGCCGGACGGCGCCGCGAATTCGTCGGCCTGATGAAGGATGTCACCGACCAGCGTGCCTCCGGCACCGAGGTGCTGGAGTACATGGTCAGGCTCTTCGACTCCGCCAACCGCGAGCATGACTACTGCAACACCTTGCTCAAGCTCTTCGAGCTGTACTACGCGGCCGGCAACTTCCTCAAGGCGGGCGACTGCCTCGACCGCGCCGCCGAGGTCGATCCCTACGAAGGCGGCCACCAGAAGCGCCTGGAGATGCTGCGCGGCAAGATCGACGGCAACCGCTTCAACGCAATCGCCCACCGCTTCGGCTCCGTGATCCAGGCGGGCGAGGAGCAGAGCACCACCCCCGGCGCCGAGGCCGAGGGCGAGACCACGGTGCTGGAAGACCTGATGCTGCAGGCGGAGATCTTCATCCAGTACTCCATGCGCTCGCGCGCGGTGGAGCGCCTGCAGCGCATCCAGAAGCTCTTTCCCCGCGAAGAGGAGCGCAACGAGAAGCTGCGCACCCTGTACATCAACGCCGGCATGGCTCCCGGGGCGGCACCCGCGCCGGCGACGCCCGCGCCCGCCGCCACCCCGGCGGCTCCGGCTGCGGCCGCGGCCAAGGGAGCGGCGCCTCCGCCTCCTTCCCCGCCTCCGCCCGCGCCCTTGCCCCAGGCGGTGGCCAACGAGCAGGCGGTGGACAACATCGCCAAGGTCACCGAGATCACCCGCAACATCTACCGCCAGGGCAACGTGAAGGGCGTGCTGTTTGCCGCCGTCAACGACGTGGGCCGCCACTGGGGCGCCAGCCGCTGCGTGGCCGGCCTGTGTACCCCCGGCAAGCCGCCCTCCGCCGCCCTGGAGTACTGTGCCCCGGGCATCAAGCAGTCGGACGTGATGGCCATCGTCAAGCTCATCGGGGTGCTGCAGGGGCTGGCGGTGCCCAACGGACTGGTCACCATCGCCAACGCTCCCAACGCTCCCGAGCTGGCGCCCATCAAGGCGGTCATCGCCACCCTGGGCATCCAGTCGGTGCTGGCTGTCCCTCTGGTGGACGGCGAAGAGCACGTGGGCGTGATGATCCTGGAGCAGTGTACCCCCGGGCACCAGTGGCGGCAGACCGACGTGGTGGTGCTAAAGACCATCGCAGACCAGATGGTGCTGGCGGTGAACAACGCCCGCCTGCGCAGTCTGATGAAGACCCTGGCCGTCACCGACGAGAAGTCCGGCCTGCTCAAGCGCTCTTCCTACCTCGACGTCTTGCTCTCCGACCTGCGGCGGGCCTTGC